From Manduca sexta isolate Smith_Timp_Sample1 unplaced genomic scaffold, JHU_Msex_v1.0 HiC_scaffold_2380, whole genome shotgun sequence:
GAATTTTAGTCATAAATCACATAAAGTTGCGACCGGAGTTACTAACAGCTTATTCCAATACATCAAAGATGGGACCTATTCCTGGATTTCACACAACATCTTATGTAATCGATTATGGAGTTGTGATAACGGGGAGTACGGTATGAGACTTTTCAAAATCCTTATGTagcaaaatgtttaactttGAATGAAATAAGCTTGCTTAAATAATTATGCATTATCAGGTGCAATGCATGGCCGAAGTTATTAATTATGGACCTATTCCTACAAAACTTCATTTCGCAAAAGGCACTCACATACCTCCGTGGCTGGGAATAAAATTATGTGGAAAGCTAAGTCCTGGAGAAGCCGGCAAATTAGAAATTATGTTTTCTCCTAGTTCCAACGACTTTATACAGCTGGAGGAGCCCGTTGAAACGTGTGTTAATTTAGAGGTACAGAAAGTTATTTTCATGTTATACTGAACCTTTACCTTCTACTTGAGCGTGTGCAGATAACGGAACGGTTACAGgattattatgtactacataaatTATCGAAGGTGTATGGTGATACCAATCCATTTTTTCAGATACCATACGGTGTAACAATACCAATTCAGATAAAAGCACTCTGTGCCGTGCCGTATTTACTATCCAATGTGGCAGAAATTAATTTCGGGTCTGTTAGATGtggagataaaattatttgttcaatacCATTAAAAAACGTGTAAGTACTTTAACAAAACTACCCAGATCTTAAATTTAGaacttctttaaaattaaaactcttCATTCCTATTAGGTAAACCTACCTGCATTTGGTATGTGACATTAAAATTGAAAGCACCTGGCCCCAATCCTATGGTGGTGTTGGATAGTTCAGGAAAATACGAACCGGGCGAAGGAGGATGGCTTAGTGTAGCCTTCAAACCAACAATGGAGGTTTGTATTTATCGTTCATCATGAAGAATCGATAGGTTGTGCATAACTAAACGATAgtaatatgttaaatttcaaACAGATGACATACGAAGGCTTACTTATATTCAGATTTCACATGAATCCGACTAGAATGACTATACCAGTCTCAGGGCAGGGAATCCTACCACAGGTTCATATCATTGGGCCACATGTTAACTTTTCCCCTACTCTACCTTGGGCGGAAACTACTGACGTCTACTTTGGATTAACGAATCCCTGCCCTTTTCCAATAGAACTGATTGTAGCTCATAGCGATGAGTAAGTACAAGttcaaacagaaacaaatattttaacagttcGTTGTAATAAGACATTACATGCCTATTATTGGTTGTAGAAAGTGGAAGGAAGAAGATGAAATATATCAACtacttactaaatattataacaaaccgGATGAAATGCTCGTACCAGCTATAAGACCTGGGACTGGTTTACCATTCGAAATAATAAACTTCTATAAGAAATTTACAGAAAAAGTTACCAAGTAATGtaccttaataaaatatattcgctTCAACTCAATATAGTATGGctataagatataatttaatcacatttatgaaaaaaatattattttagggcTCTCGAG
This genomic window contains:
- the LOC119192117 gene encoding uncharacterized protein LOC119192117, encoding MGPIPGFHTTSYVIDYGVVITGSTVQCMAEVINYGPIPTKLHFAKGTHIPPWLGIKLCGKLSPGEAGKLEIMFSPSSNDFIQLEEPVETCVNLEIPYGVTIPIQIKALCAVPYLLSNVAEINFGSVRCGDKIICSIPLKNV